The following are from one region of the Bradyrhizobium septentrionale genome:
- a CDS encoding ABC transporter ATP-binding protein: MADALGLPTPKDAPWDFWALRNVNLSLKRGERVGLIGRNGAGKSTLLKLIAGLIRPSNGSLRVSGRVTALMEMGTGFHPDLTGAQNLRASLAYLGVTGRAADKKADEITEFAELGDFIHHPFRIYSAGMQARLTFAVATSVDPDILIVDEILGVGDAYFSIKAAARMKDLTRNGATLLLVSHDRASVQMMCSRAAWIDRGRVAAERDTLTLCKSYMSAIRLREDARLKVAETGTSL, from the coding sequence ATGGCCGACGCGCTGGGCCTGCCAACACCCAAGGATGCCCCGTGGGATTTCTGGGCACTTCGAAATGTGAACCTTTCTTTGAAGCGCGGCGAGCGCGTTGGTCTCATCGGCCGCAACGGCGCGGGGAAGAGCACGCTGCTTAAGCTGATCGCTGGTCTGATCCGGCCGAGCAACGGGTCACTTCGGGTCTCTGGGCGCGTGACGGCGCTCATGGAGATGGGAACCGGATTCCATCCCGATCTCACTGGCGCTCAAAACCTGCGTGCGTCGCTCGCCTATTTGGGCGTCACCGGTAGAGCTGCGGACAAGAAGGCTGATGAGATTACTGAGTTCGCGGAACTCGGTGATTTTATCCATCACCCCTTCCGTATCTATTCGGCTGGCATGCAAGCCCGTCTCACCTTTGCAGTCGCCACAAGTGTCGACCCCGATATCCTCATCGTGGACGAAATTCTCGGTGTGGGAGACGCGTATTTCTCCATCAAAGCCGCGGCCCGAATGAAGGACCTCACACGGAATGGTGCTACGCTGCTGTTGGTTTCACATGACCGCGCCTCCGTACAAATGATGTGTAGTCGGGCCGCCTGGATTGATCGGGGCCGAGTAGCGGCCGAACGCGACACGCTAACTCTCTGTAAGTCCTACATGTCAGCAATTCGACTGCGGGAAGATGCCCGGCTCAAGGTGGCCGAGACGGGCACTAGCCTTTAG
- a CDS encoding Wzt carbohydrate-binding domain-containing protein: protein MIDDKEQASLRVGDARDNDSTEVVWLTDAPGYTNWSAPQVGPDNTVWREFRDENGRYLHAPFTIRIPSDLIASGIVEIEHAAVAGEDVRVEFTTDEAYSLAATLSPSPDGAWGTERLRLPAKLSSSTDSAREQSTTENVDHVVDGDSYGAGEAQITAVRFFSPDDERSEERRTFICGEAAAAEIEWEASSTIDHCRLVLAVYRLDGRCAAQVVSPASTRTAGRHRDRVSLMPIRLGPMEYIVSVGVFRDLHDEHHHGGDPLHVLDRRFRLKVMSPPNRGLETGDFLHDATWLSYS, encoded by the coding sequence TTGATAGATGATAAGGAGCAGGCGTCTCTGCGCGTTGGCGACGCTCGCGACAATGACTCGACGGAAGTCGTTTGGCTGACTGACGCGCCGGGCTATACCAACTGGTCCGCGCCCCAGGTAGGACCGGACAATACGGTTTGGCGGGAATTTCGTGACGAGAATGGACGCTACTTGCACGCCCCTTTCACCATTCGGATTCCCTCTGACCTGATTGCATCCGGGATTGTGGAGATCGAGCATGCGGCCGTTGCCGGTGAGGATGTGCGGGTTGAGTTCACGACTGACGAAGCCTATTCGCTGGCTGCCACATTATCTCCATCACCTGACGGCGCGTGGGGAACTGAGCGTCTGCGTTTGCCAGCAAAGTTGTCGTCGTCCACCGACTCAGCGCGGGAGCAATCGACAACGGAGAACGTGGACCATGTTGTGGATGGCGACTCTTACGGAGCGGGCGAAGCTCAAATCACGGCGGTACGTTTCTTTTCGCCTGACGATGAGCGGAGCGAAGAGCGTCGAACGTTTATATGCGGCGAGGCAGCCGCGGCCGAGATAGAGTGGGAGGCATCGAGTACTATCGATCATTGTCGACTGGTCCTCGCTGTCTACCGTTTGGATGGCCGCTGCGCAGCACAGGTCGTTAGTCCGGCTTCCACGCGGACGGCAGGTCGGCACCGTGATCGCGTTTCGCTGATGCCAATTCGGCTTGGACCGATGGAATACATCGTATCCGTAGGCGTTTTTAGAGATCTTCACGACGAGCATCATCATGGTGGGGATCCTCTACATGTGCTCGATCGGCGCTTTCGTCTCAAGGTCATGAGTCCCCCAAATAGGGGCCTTGAAACCGGCGATTTTCTGCACGATGCAACGTGGCTGTCCTACAGTTAG
- a CDS encoding class I SAM-dependent methyltransferase has product MKPAIFCTMQRGCPTVRVVRNMVEADSSSYYQQEALWRQDIDASTREVRDAVLAMIPQDARSILDVGCGNGAITNHLPADRHVEGCDISPAALAHVRYSSRVAEITALPFSDGAFDLVLATDVLEHIAESEYRKALDELYRVSTRWLLIAVPYNETRDAATVDCGSCARGFHMHWHQRSYSAEILARLWEGRAAAVNRAFCGARWRWSSSLVVQLLHLFNGRHYDFEHAQCPCCGSPYQPKQAQLSAAFEHRIEALHYTLALTGRIPWPQRSEIVMLFDKTTVAARPDVLTEDKQSPPIALPPQIERDDLPMLVDPSSYERAPYLVPGLANTTAIFLPRLPMRVRATPNLPLVMYDPLVQQDVSLQSESEGWCSVPAVSASRFGYLLRIVESSGPMISISLEGEVDPLLAESSVRSGASALERHVGELSKLNEELEDKRAAGEERIEALLRLCSELEAGRAQAEKRIEELLKVADELEAKRIVSAGQIEGRLRHCAEQQESGAESESRIQELLKFNEELEAKRSASEDRIEALLHLCSELEVGRAQSEHRIQELLGLAEELEGKRAAAEERIRRLLEKEAPDTKAP; this is encoded by the coding sequence TTGAAACCGGCGATTTTCTGCACGATGCAACGTGGCTGTCCTACAGTTAGAGTAGTGCGGAATATGGTAGAGGCCGATTCGTCAAGTTACTATCAGCAGGAAGCGCTTTGGCGCCAGGATATTGATGCTTCTACAAGAGAAGTGCGCGATGCTGTCCTAGCCATGATCCCTCAAGATGCTCGCAGCATTTTGGACGTCGGATGTGGAAACGGAGCTATTACTAATCATCTACCTGCGGATCGCCATGTCGAAGGCTGTGACATCTCGCCGGCAGCATTAGCCCATGTCCGCTATTCTTCGAGGGTTGCCGAGATCACCGCGCTACCGTTTTCCGACGGCGCATTCGACCTGGTGCTAGCCACGGATGTGTTGGAGCACATCGCTGAAAGCGAGTATCGGAAGGCGCTCGATGAGCTCTATCGCGTATCGACACGGTGGCTGCTTATTGCTGTCCCGTACAATGAGACTCGCGACGCCGCGACGGTCGACTGCGGCTCCTGTGCCCGTGGTTTCCATATGCATTGGCACCAGCGGTCGTATTCTGCGGAGATATTGGCGCGGCTTTGGGAAGGAAGGGCTGCTGCGGTCAACCGCGCCTTTTGCGGCGCGCGCTGGCGATGGAGTTCATCACTTGTTGTTCAGCTGCTGCATCTCTTTAACGGTCGCCATTACGATTTCGAGCACGCTCAGTGCCCATGCTGTGGCTCGCCCTATCAGCCAAAGCAGGCACAGTTGTCGGCCGCATTTGAGCACCGAATAGAAGCCTTGCATTATACGCTCGCTCTGACGGGACGAATCCCCTGGCCGCAGCGCTCGGAGATAGTCATGCTTTTCGACAAGACGACTGTGGCGGCAAGGCCGGATGTGTTGACTGAAGATAAGCAGAGTCCTCCGATAGCCCTGCCGCCACAGATTGAGCGTGACGATCTCCCGATGCTTGTCGATCCTAGTAGCTATGAGCGGGCGCCTTACCTGGTCCCGGGTCTGGCAAATACGACGGCAATCTTTCTCCCGCGTTTGCCTATGCGCGTTCGCGCGACGCCCAATTTGCCCTTGGTTATGTACGATCCCCTCGTCCAGCAGGACGTATCGCTCCAGTCGGAATCTGAAGGTTGGTGCAGCGTCCCCGCCGTATCCGCTTCTCGCTTTGGTTATCTTCTGCGCATCGTTGAATCCTCTGGGCCGATGATCTCTATTTCGTTGGAGGGCGAGGTCGATCCCTTGCTGGCTGAATCTTCTGTGCGCTCTGGCGCTTCTGCTCTGGAGCGTCACGTTGGCGAGTTATCGAAGCTCAATGAAGAACTTGAAGACAAGCGTGCCGCCGGAGAAGAACGGATCGAGGCGCTCCTCCGTCTTTGTTCGGAGCTCGAGGCTGGCCGAGCTCAGGCAGAGAAACGGATAGAGGAGTTGTTGAAGGTCGCGGACGAGCTTGAAGCGAAACGCATCGTTAGCGCAGGCCAGATCGAAGGGCGCCTGAGGCATTGCGCGGAGCAGCAGGAGAGCGGAGCTGAGTCAGAGAGCCGGATACAAGAGCTGTTGAAGTTCAACGAAGAACTCGAAGCAAAGCGCTCGGCTAGCGAGGATCGGATCGAAGCACTTCTTCATCTCTGCTCGGAACTTGAGGTTGGTCGAGCTC